The Sorangiineae bacterium MSr11367 genome window below encodes:
- a CDS encoding N-acetylmuramoyl-L-alanine amidase: MLRTVLAWSMVGVVTVSALACQSSDGAPSAETRQQAFRGAAQEFGVPESVLLGVSYMESRWDSNGGRPSRAAGYGPMHLTGAGSLARAAALTGLDEATLRTDPEQNIRGGAALLAEYQRELVATGPHADPAEWYGAVAHYSGAMDRGAARQFADDVYDVIAEGNQRVTDDGQRVELTAQASLQPRKAQLDILGLRASVQGDVECPPSLDCEWIPAPYQELGEGKFGNHDLSDRPRTQQITHIVIHDVEGSYSSAVSDEILDPHGVSWHYTIRSNDGHVAQHVKTKDVGWQAGNWYINSKSIGIEHEGFAAQGTWYTEAMYRSSARLVRYLAARYGVPLDRAHILGHDTVAGPTPDAISDMHWDPGPYWDWAHYFALLGAPFRATGGPHSGLVTIAPDWARNQPSFFGCDDAHPEAVCPARPSSSVILHTEPRVDAPLLDDVGTHPTHGASSMHVSDIGSRASTGQQYAIADRSGDWTAIWYLGQKGWFYNPPSAPSALPASGLTVTPKPGRASIPVYGRPYPEAEAYPSHVPVQAIVPLQYELRAGQRYSVGHFPSTEYLWAGTFDPSEHVVVRGRTRYFQIQFGHRIAYVMADDVELQP; the protein is encoded by the coding sequence ATGTTGCGAACGGTCCTCGCGTGGTCGATGGTGGGCGTCGTTACCGTGTCCGCATTGGCGTGCCAGTCATCGGACGGCGCGCCGTCGGCGGAGACGCGGCAGCAAGCTTTTCGCGGGGCGGCGCAGGAGTTCGGTGTGCCTGAGAGCGTGCTTCTCGGCGTTTCGTACATGGAGTCACGGTGGGACTCGAACGGTGGGCGGCCCAGTCGTGCAGCGGGCTATGGCCCCATGCACCTCACGGGCGCAGGCTCGCTCGCGCGGGCTGCGGCGCTGACCGGTTTGGACGAAGCGACGCTTCGCACGGACCCCGAGCAGAACATCCGGGGAGGCGCCGCCCTGCTCGCGGAGTATCAACGCGAGCTTGTCGCCACGGGGCCGCATGCGGATCCTGCCGAGTGGTACGGCGCGGTCGCGCATTATAGCGGGGCGATGGACCGCGGAGCCGCGCGCCAGTTCGCCGACGATGTGTACGACGTCATCGCGGAAGGGAACCAGCGCGTCACCGACGATGGGCAGCGCGTCGAGCTCACCGCGCAAGCGAGCCTCCAACCGCGGAAGGCGCAGCTGGACATCCTAGGGCTCCGCGCGTCGGTGCAGGGCGACGTGGAGTGCCCGCCATCGCTCGATTGCGAGTGGATTCCGGCTCCGTATCAGGAACTGGGCGAGGGCAAATTCGGAAATCACGATTTGTCGGATCGGCCCCGCACGCAGCAGATTACGCACATCGTCATTCACGATGTCGAAGGGTCGTATTCGAGTGCGGTGAGCGACGAGATTCTCGACCCTCACGGCGTGAGTTGGCACTACACGATTCGCTCCAACGACGGACACGTCGCCCAGCACGTGAAGACCAAGGATGTCGGTTGGCAAGCTGGCAATTGGTACATCAATTCCAAGTCCATCGGCATCGAGCACGAAGGTTTCGCGGCGCAAGGCACCTGGTACACTGAGGCCATGTACCGCAGCTCGGCCAGGCTCGTTCGATACCTTGCCGCGCGGTACGGTGTTCCTCTGGACCGCGCGCACATTCTCGGCCATGACACGGTGGCGGGCCCGACTCCAGATGCGATCAGCGACATGCACTGGGATCCGGGGCCGTATTGGGATTGGGCGCACTACTTCGCATTGTTGGGAGCACCGTTCCGTGCCACCGGCGGTCCGCACTCGGGCCTGGTGACGATCGCTCCCGATTGGGCTCGGAATCAGCCGTCATTTTTCGGCTGCGACGACGCGCATCCCGAGGCCGTGTGCCCGGCCCGCCCATCGTCCTCCGTGATTCTGCACACCGAGCCGCGCGTCGACGCCCCGCTGCTCGATGACGTTGGGACGCACCCGACGCATGGAGCGAGCTCGATGCACGTATCGGACATCGGAAGTCGCGCCTCGACGGGGCAGCAATACGCCATCGCGGACCGAAGCGGGGATTGGACCGCCATTTGGTATCTCGGGCAGAAAGGCTGGTTCTACAATCCGCCGAGCGCCCCAAGTGCGCTGCCGGCGAGCGGTTTGACCGTCACGCCCAAACCGGGAAGGGCATCGATTCCCGTTTACGGGCGCCCGTATCCCGAGGCGGAGGCGTATCCTTCGCACGTACCCGTGCAGGCCATCGTGCCGCTGCAATACGAGCTACGTGCCGGCCAGCGCTACTCGGTTGGGCACTTTCCCTCGACGGAGTACCTGTGGGCCGGCACCTTCGACCCCTCGGAGCACGTCGTGGTGCGTGGCCGTACGCGGTATTTCCAGATCCAATTCGGCCACCGCATTGCGTACGTCATGGCGGACGACGTCGAGTTGCAGCCTTAG
- a CDS encoding thioredoxin family protein: MGKKSISIRIVGMAFGCILLAGCDRAARPEGVATTTTTAASGQGTAEVGNPAPDFSLRDLDGKTISLRDYRGKMVVLEWFNPDCPFVRASHTKASLKTFPSTQLAKGVVWLAINSSAPGNAGHGAAKNAEGKKRYGMTYPVLLDESGETGKRYGATNTPHMFVIDPRGVLVYQGAIDNSPDGEGESPEGGKLVNYVGAALDAVAAGRPVTVKSTKAYGCGVKY; encoded by the coding sequence ATGGGAAAGAAGTCGATTTCGATACGTATCGTCGGCATGGCCTTTGGGTGCATCCTGCTTGCAGGTTGCGATCGGGCCGCCCGCCCCGAGGGAGTCGCGACCACCACGACCACGGCGGCCAGCGGCCAGGGGACTGCCGAAGTGGGAAATCCGGCGCCGGACTTCTCGTTGCGAGACCTCGACGGCAAGACGATCAGCCTTCGCGACTACCGCGGCAAGATGGTCGTGCTCGAATGGTTCAATCCAGATTGCCCGTTCGTCCGTGCATCGCATACGAAAGCATCCCTCAAGACGTTTCCGTCGACCCAGCTCGCAAAGGGGGTGGTCTGGCTCGCGATCAATTCGAGTGCACCCGGCAATGCGGGGCACGGCGCCGCCAAGAACGCCGAAGGCAAGAAGCGTTATGGGATGACATACCCGGTACTGCTCGATGAATCCGGTGAAACGGGAAAGCGCTATGGTGCGACCAACACGCCGCACATGTTCGTGATCGATCCTCGCGGGGTGCTCGTTTACCAAGGTGCCATCGACAACTCTCCCGACGGCGAAGGCGAGTCGCCCGAGGGCGGAAAGTTGGTGAACTACGTCGGAGCTGCCCTCGATGCGGTCGCGGCTGGGCGGCCGGTCACGGTGAAGAGTACGAAGGCCTACGGGTGCGGTGTGAAGTACTAA
- a CDS encoding HAMP domain-containing histidine kinase has protein sequence MIEGAGILTALDILVLERHEGPWFVPRGELPSWCDSLGTGTIVRDVPFLASDVFPFFALFIADAEGTWAGQGSARLDSGGFTQIVDGGSELHLVATALRVPEAEKALSLLVVAENERIFREERTMLQRARELRFAHDALSREVEQKEVLAHCIVHDLRNPLSSILGALALLEKQPLPKPDAKLVEVALRAASRQDELIREILAVFAAEHDTAAAAGEAPRADVCAVVLQIANVLSPKARARRVELLPRIHIAHGDTLVAGDELRLFRVIGNLVQNALKYSPADAVVRITVDDDVEGFILVGVEDSGTGVPAALLPHLFRKFARAGDGTPGTGLGLYFCRITIERWGGTIGYEPRPEGGSRFWFRLPKRRGIARPS, from the coding sequence ATGATCGAAGGCGCGGGGATTCTGACGGCGCTCGACATATTGGTGCTCGAACGTCACGAAGGGCCATGGTTCGTCCCGCGCGGTGAGCTGCCCTCGTGGTGCGATTCGCTAGGAACCGGGACCATCGTGCGCGACGTTCCGTTTCTCGCATCCGACGTATTTCCGTTTTTCGCGCTCTTCATCGCGGATGCCGAGGGTACGTGGGCGGGGCAGGGGTCCGCGAGGCTGGACTCGGGTGGCTTTACGCAGATCGTCGACGGAGGCTCCGAGCTGCATCTGGTCGCCACGGCGTTGCGGGTTCCGGAGGCGGAGAAGGCGCTGTCGCTGCTCGTGGTGGCGGAGAACGAGCGAATCTTTCGCGAGGAGCGCACCATGCTGCAACGCGCCCGCGAGCTGCGTTTTGCGCACGACGCGCTTTCGCGCGAGGTGGAGCAGAAGGAAGTGCTGGCCCACTGCATCGTGCACGATCTGCGCAATCCTTTGAGCAGCATCCTCGGGGCACTGGCCCTGCTCGAAAAGCAGCCGCTGCCAAAACCGGATGCCAAATTGGTCGAGGTGGCCCTTCGCGCGGCGAGCCGCCAGGACGAGCTCATTCGCGAGATCCTTGCGGTGTTCGCCGCCGAACACGATACCGCAGCCGCCGCGGGCGAGGCCCCACGCGCCGACGTTTGCGCCGTCGTTTTGCAAATTGCCAATGTGCTCTCGCCCAAAGCGCGCGCCCGCAGGGTGGAACTCTTGCCGCGTATTCATATTGCGCACGGCGATACCCTCGTGGCGGGCGACGAACTGCGGCTGTTTCGGGTCATTGGTAATCTGGTGCAGAACGCACTGAAGTACAGTCCCGCCGACGCCGTCGTTCGCATCACCGTCGACGACGATGTGGAGGGCTTCATTCTCGTCGGCGTCGAGGACTCTGGCACCGGCGTTCCGGCGGCATTGCTGCCCCATTTGTTTCGCAAATTCGCCCGCGCCGGCGATGGCACGCCGGGCACGGGCCTGGGGTTGTATTTCTGTCGCATTACCATCGAGCGCTGGGGCGGCACCATCGGCTACGAACCGCGCCCCGAGGGCGGTTCACGCTTTTGGTTCCGCTTGCCGAAGCGGCGTGGCATTGCGCGGCCCTCCTAG
- a CDS encoding GTP-binding protein — protein sequence MATKKKKICMLGATGVGKTSLVARFVHSIFSDAYRTTVGVTIDKAHVRVDDHEVDLVMWDLSGEDEFQSVQLAYLRGAAGYLLVADGTRRETVTTALSLQEAAVRVVGNIPLVLVLNKADVTATWDIDEDMEKQLQEKKWTLVKTSAKTGDGVESAFSSLTRAMLAADGLVQDSEGRR from the coding sequence ATGGCGACGAAGAAAAAGAAGATTTGCATGCTGGGCGCCACCGGCGTGGGCAAGACGAGTCTCGTCGCACGCTTCGTGCACAGCATCTTCTCGGATGCATACCGCACCACCGTGGGGGTCACCATCGACAAGGCGCACGTGCGCGTGGACGACCACGAGGTGGATCTCGTCATGTGGGACTTGAGCGGCGAAGACGAATTTCAAAGTGTGCAACTTGCCTATCTGCGCGGCGCAGCGGGATACCTATTGGTCGCGGACGGAACACGGCGCGAAACGGTGACCACGGCGCTGTCCCTCCAAGAAGCGGCGGTCCGTGTCGTGGGCAACATTCCTCTCGTGCTCGTTCTGAACAAGGCGGATGTCACCGCCACGTGGGATATCGACGAGGACATGGAGAAGCAGCTTCAGGAAAAGAAGTGGACGCTGGTGAAGACGAGCGCCAAGACCGGCGATGGCGTCGAAAGCGCCTTTTCCTCGTTGACCCGCGCGATGCTCGCGGCGGACGGGCTCGTCCAGGACAGTGAGGGCCGAAGATGA
- a CDS encoding OmpA family protein has translation MQEQKRNSQVVPARRLRRFANDRDDLEDLRRILMGPDRARLEKLEGHMSPDALGKALPEAAVASQKQGEDLAWALRPTVMAAIRDAVKTEPQIFIDALVPVMGPAIRKAVTHALRSLLQQLNETLAHGLSLRGLRWRVEAARTGRPFAEIVVLRSLLYRVEQVFLVHRESGLVLHHLVAPGSPPQDPDQVAAMLSAIDAFVHDAFREDARLARFHVGELVGWVEHGPMAVLVAVVRGTAPDHYGDVMREVQERIHLQFRSDLSSFRGEVELFEQTESLLQQCLQSEMRPAANPRRSRAYSLVALALVAVVIGLGIAWKTHVNHVEEARFQSVATTLRQEPGLMLTDARRDGKHYAFAGLRDPLAPEPASLVAPLGMKSGDASFDFGAFYSLDPRLTERRAIRVLQPPDGVTLAVDGETLVARGSAPRAWIDTSRVLALALPAVSRFDTSALRNTDAERDFEGASETLTSSMVLFPLGSAEIRPEQRSALEHVARAAAKLFAVSRETGKTVNLVVTGHTDARGAEGLNQSLSSERADRVVREFVALGVPAENIRTVGAGVTMVPDSEACAPPAVSIGTYRGASCARRVDFRVELR, from the coding sequence GTGCAGGAGCAAAAGCGAAACAGCCAGGTCGTGCCCGCGCGGCGTTTGCGGCGCTTCGCGAACGACCGCGACGACCTCGAGGATCTGCGGCGGATCCTCATGGGGCCCGATCGCGCACGCCTCGAGAAGCTCGAGGGGCATATGTCGCCCGACGCCTTGGGGAAGGCCCTCCCCGAGGCGGCGGTGGCGAGCCAAAAGCAGGGTGAAGACTTGGCCTGGGCGCTGCGTCCCACCGTGATGGCGGCCATCCGCGATGCGGTGAAGACCGAGCCGCAGATTTTCATCGACGCGCTGGTTCCCGTGATGGGGCCGGCGATCCGCAAAGCGGTGACGCACGCGTTGCGTTCGTTGCTGCAGCAACTCAACGAGACGCTCGCGCACGGTCTTTCGCTGCGCGGGCTGAGATGGCGCGTCGAGGCGGCCCGCACCGGTCGCCCGTTCGCGGAAATCGTGGTGCTGCGAAGCTTGCTCTACCGCGTGGAGCAGGTCTTCCTGGTGCACCGCGAGAGCGGTCTGGTGTTGCACCATTTGGTCGCCCCCGGGAGTCCGCCGCAGGATCCCGATCAAGTGGCCGCGATGTTGAGCGCGATCGACGCATTCGTGCACGACGCGTTTCGCGAGGACGCCCGCCTGGCGCGCTTTCACGTGGGCGAGTTGGTTGGTTGGGTGGAGCACGGCCCGATGGCGGTGCTCGTCGCCGTCGTGCGCGGGACGGCGCCCGACCATTATGGAGATGTGATGCGCGAGGTGCAGGAGCGCATCCATCTGCAATTCCGCTCGGATCTCTCGTCGTTCCGCGGTGAGGTGGAGCTCTTCGAGCAGACCGAGTCGCTGCTGCAGCAGTGCCTGCAGAGCGAAATGCGTCCCGCGGCGAATCCGCGGCGTTCGCGGGCGTACTCCCTCGTGGCGTTGGCCCTGGTGGCGGTCGTGATAGGGCTGGGCATCGCGTGGAAGACGCATGTGAACCACGTCGAGGAGGCGCGGTTTCAGAGTGTGGCGACTACGTTGCGACAGGAACCGGGACTGATGCTGACGGACGCGCGCCGCGATGGGAAGCATTACGCCTTCGCGGGGCTGCGCGATCCGCTGGCGCCGGAGCCTGCGTCGCTCGTGGCGCCGCTGGGGATGAAGTCGGGCGATGCATCGTTCGACTTCGGCGCCTTCTATTCCTTGGACCCGCGGCTGACGGAGCGCCGCGCGATTCGCGTGCTCCAGCCGCCCGACGGCGTGACGTTGGCGGTGGATGGCGAGACGCTCGTGGCGCGAGGAAGCGCGCCCCGGGCCTGGATCGATACGTCGCGCGTTCTCGCGCTGGCCCTTCCCGCGGTATCGCGCTTCGACACGAGCGCGCTGCGCAATACCGATGCGGAACGCGACTTCGAGGGCGCGAGCGAGACGCTGACCTCGTCGATGGTGCTCTTTCCCTTGGGCTCGGCGGAGATTCGCCCCGAGCAACGCAGTGCCCTCGAGCATGTGGCCCGCGCGGCCGCGAAGCTGTTCGCCGTGTCCCGCGAGACGGGAAAGACCGTGAATTTGGTGGTGACGGGCCATACGGACGCGCGCGGTGCGGAGGGGCTCAATCAGTCGCTCAGTTCGGAGCGCGCGGATCGCGTGGTGCGTGAGTTCGTCGCGTTGGGCGTTCCCGCCGAGAACATTCGCACCGTCGGGGCAGGGGTGACGATGGTTCCCGATTCGGAGGCGTGCGCCCCGCCCGCCGTTTCCATCGGGACGTATCGCGGAGCGTCGTGCGCGCGTCGCGTCGATTTTCGAGTCGAGCTTCGCTGA
- a CDS encoding N-acyl homoserine lactonase family protein produces MKTTLRATALTGTLAISLMGMGCATEKPAQTPETSASKAEGTPGPAAAEKGLRLYVFECGDIEVSDDAIFHANLNTPGVKRHLIGSCYLIVHPKGTMAWDTGLPDELATKPEGIKAMKDLFTLRVKKTVASQYQAIGVAPDSVKFLGISHMHQDHRGNVGLFPHSTLLVQKEEYESVLGPDSLKFGNDPAAYPTLKANPVKKLEGDFDVFGDGSVVIKRALGHTPGHQALFLKLPKTGNILLSGDLVHFTDNWKARGVPAWNFDKERTIKTMQETDQFLQANHATLWIQHDYEQSATLRHAPGFYE; encoded by the coding sequence ATGAAAACCACACTTCGCGCCACCGCGCTGACCGGGACGCTCGCCATCTCCTTGATGGGAATGGGCTGCGCAACGGAGAAACCTGCCCAAACGCCTGAAACTTCGGCCAGTAAAGCGGAGGGGACGCCGGGTCCTGCCGCAGCGGAAAAGGGACTCCGCCTTTATGTCTTCGAGTGCGGCGACATCGAGGTGTCGGACGATGCCATCTTCCACGCGAACCTGAACACCCCCGGCGTCAAACGCCACCTGATTGGCTCGTGCTACCTCATCGTGCATCCCAAGGGCACGATGGCTTGGGACACGGGTTTGCCGGACGAGCTGGCGACCAAGCCGGAGGGCATCAAGGCGATGAAGGATCTTTTCACCCTTCGCGTGAAAAAGACGGTCGCCTCGCAGTACCAGGCCATTGGTGTGGCGCCCGACTCGGTGAAATTCCTGGGCATCTCGCACATGCACCAGGATCACCGCGGCAACGTCGGCCTCTTCCCGCACTCCACGTTGCTGGTGCAGAAAGAGGAGTACGAGTCCGTGCTCGGCCCGGACTCGCTCAAGTTTGGAAACGATCCGGCGGCCTACCCGACGCTCAAGGCCAATCCGGTGAAGAAGCTGGAGGGCGACTTCGACGTCTTCGGCGATGGCTCGGTGGTCATCAAGCGAGCGCTCGGGCACACCCCGGGGCACCAGGCGTTGTTCCTCAAGCTGCCCAAGACCGGAAACATTCTGCTCTCGGGCGACTTGGTGCACTTCACGGACAATTGGAAGGCGCGCGGCGTGCCGGCGTGGAACTTCGATAAGGAGCGCACCATCAAGACGATGCAGGAGACCGACCAGTTCCTGCAGGCGAACCACGCGACGCTCTGGATCCAGCACGATTACGAGCAGAGCGCGACATTGCGCCACGCGCCCGGCTTTTACGAATAA
- a CDS encoding PilT/PilU family type 4a pilus ATPase codes for MARIDSILAVVVQQGANELRVGTDREPKMLAYGTAKRFHMVSTSEQELRELLGEILSDERSEALRSARRLDVSYEAGELGRFRVTFTGRQDGGFDAVFLRDRSRPAPAAAVAPPRDIPAVRERDIAPIAAPEMAAPAEAPPRLSVVRSAAPTAGATSGPLPCEPLLARALGMRASDLHLVDTDVPVVRVDGQLHRLEDEGIEDVGTRLGLDATTLGAVTSGRSLDFALETAEGGRVRVNVYRTSDGTAAALRFLARSAPAVSSLGFPLPIDDLVDGNHGLVLVCGATGSGKSTTLAALAQAALMRRSIVLLTLEDPIEYTLAAGPRALVRQRQIGRDVRDFASGLRDALREDPDVLVLGEMRDPETISLALTAAETGHLVLTTLHCGGVASAVQRIVDAYPAERQLQVRTQLADVLRGAIAQRLVPRARGGSGRVLAAEVLRATHAVTNLIREGKTAQMASVLHSGRREGMIALERHLADLVRNGEIRGEDARAVAGDPDSLAMFLRSAT; via the coding sequence ATGGCACGCATCGACAGCATTCTCGCGGTGGTGGTTCAACAAGGGGCGAATGAGCTGCGGGTCGGCACGGATCGCGAGCCCAAAATGCTCGCGTACGGGACGGCGAAGCGCTTTCACATGGTGTCCACCTCCGAGCAGGAGCTGCGCGAGCTCCTCGGGGAGATTCTCTCGGACGAGCGAAGCGAGGCGCTGCGGAGTGCGCGCCGGCTCGACGTTTCGTACGAGGCGGGGGAGCTCGGGCGCTTCCGCGTCACCTTCACCGGGCGGCAAGACGGCGGGTTCGACGCCGTGTTCTTGCGCGATCGCAGTCGCCCAGCGCCTGCCGCGGCCGTGGCACCGCCTCGCGACATCCCCGCCGTGCGCGAGCGCGACATCGCACCGATAGCAGCGCCCGAGATGGCAGCGCCCGCCGAGGCACCGCCGCGTCTTTCCGTGGTGCGCTCCGCGGCCCCCACCGCGGGCGCGACGTCGGGGCCGCTGCCCTGCGAGCCGCTGCTTGCGCGTGCGCTAGGCATGCGTGCCAGCGATCTTCACCTCGTCGACACAGATGTCCCCGTCGTTCGGGTCGATGGCCAGCTGCATCGCCTGGAGGACGAGGGCATCGAGGACGTCGGCACGCGCCTCGGCCTCGATGCCACCACGCTCGGCGCCGTGACCTCGGGGCGCTCGCTCGACTTTGCCCTCGAAACGGCGGAGGGTGGGCGCGTGCGCGTCAACGTCTACCGCACCTCGGACGGCACCGCGGCCGCGCTTCGCTTTCTCGCGCGCAGCGCGCCGGCGGTCTCCTCGCTCGGTTTTCCTCTGCCCATCGACGATCTCGTGGACGGCAATCACGGCCTCGTCCTGGTCTGCGGCGCAACGGGCTCGGGCAAATCGACGACCTTGGCCGCCCTGGCGCAGGCCGCGCTCATGCGCCGGTCCATCGTATTGCTCACGCTGGAGGACCCCATCGAGTACACGCTCGCCGCTGGCCCCCGCGCGCTCGTTCGCCAGCGGCAAATCGGACGCGACGTCCGCGACTTCGCAAGCGGCCTGCGCGATGCCCTGCGCGAGGATCCCGACGTGCTCGTCCTCGGGGAAATGCGCGATCCCGAGACCATCTCCCTGGCGCTCACCGCGGCGGAGACCGGCCACCTGGTGCTGACCACGCTCCACTGCGGCGGGGTCGCGTCGGCCGTCCAGCGCATCGTGGACGCGTACCCCGCGGAACGGCAGCTCCAAGTGCGCACGCAGCTCGCCGACGTGCTCCGGGGCGCCATCGCCCAGCGCCTCGTCCCGCGTGCACGCGGAGGGAGCGGACGCGTCCTCGCCGCCGAAGTCCTTCGCGCGACGCACGCGGTCACCAACTTGATCCGCGAAGGCAAGACGGCACAAATGGCCAGCGTTCTCCACTCGGGCCGGCGCGAGGGCATGATCGCCCTCGAGCGCCACCTGGCCGACCTCGTGCGCAACGGCGAGATCCGCGGTGAAGACGCACGCGCCGTCGCCGGGGATCCCGATTCGCTCGCGATGTTCTTACGCAGCGCTACCTAG